The genomic segment GGCGGCTGGTCTTGTGCCACGCGAACAGGCTGAGGAGTTGGCCATAAACGGCCGGATTGTAGTCGTACTCGAACGAGGGCTCGGCGGCACGATCGGGTGCCGTACCGCCGGGAGCCGCTGCCGTTGAGCACGCCGGTTCGGCGGATGACGGACGGGGCGGTTGTTGGTCATTCGGCATAGGGCACCTTCGTGGGAGAGGGGAACTGTTCCGAGAATAGGGCGCCGATTCGAAAAGCACAACTTCGCATTATAGAGACGAGCGCGCGGACGCGGATGTCCGTTCGGTGCGATTTGGGGTCCTCGTCGAGCCCGACCGCCGCATAGTCCCAGCCCGCATCGAGGTTGAGAACAGCAAATACGGCGCCATCGAGTTCATGCGCATCGGTATCACTCGGTTCGACCAGGCCCTCGAGCGCGACGGCATAGTCCCGACCGCGAATCTGATCAATCGGCTTGGCGTCGAGGCGCCCCGGAAGGACGGCCTCCGGATCGAAGACCGGAACGCTGAGGAGCCAGGTGCGGTCCGTCCGAATCCGCGCCTGCGTCGGCCGGTCGAAGCCGAAATGCTCCCCGGGCGCGGCGGCGGGGACGCGCATCTTTTGAGAGAACTGCTGCATGTTCAGTAACAGCGGCCGTCGTGTCGAGTAGCACAAGCCGCTGAGGCCGTGCCGCAGGTTCAGGCGCAACTCGCGATCGGTGTTGGCCTCGGCTGGCGGGGTGGCCGGTCCCGGTGCGCCCATGTTGGCCCGGTAGACGAGTAGCATGTCCGTGCCCTGGGGGACGAACACATTGGCCCGGAACTTCGGGTCGGTGCCCGGCCTTCCCGGATCGGGGGGGAACACGGCGCGCGCGAGCGCGAGGGCGTCGTTCAAAATCGTCTCGATCGGGTCCGCCGGGGGCAGATGGAAGCGGTACCGGGCGAGCGCCGCCCGGCCGGAAACGTGCCCCTGGTCGAACATGGTGCGAACGATGTGGGGGCGCAGCGCGCCCACGCTCAACACGCCGTCCGGTCCCCCGGTCTGGGCCGAGTCGGTCGCCACCGGAATGGACCGGGGCACGAACTCGGTGAGCCGGTCCTCCAGCTCACTGCGGGCGAGCCCCTTGAGCAGATCGAGCATGGCGCGGATGAAGGTGCCCGGGTGGCTCCGCTCCCCGGCGGCCGGACGGTTCTGCCGGGCGCTCGAGAGCCGCAGGCCGACGTGGACCCACGGGCGCATCATGATGACGGTGTACGCCGGGTTGTTGGGCACCGCGGTCGTCGCCAACCAGCGGCGGAACCGGGTCCCGAAAACGAAGGCGGGGAAGTTGGCGATGACCCCGCCGTCCACGTAGCTCCGCTCGCCGCCGGCCGGCCCCGGGACCGCGGTGGGCGCCGCCGGGTCCAGTTCGTACGCGTCGTGGTCCACCGGGGTGAAGAACCCCGGGAACCCGGCCGAGGCCCGCACCGCCGTTACGACCGGCCAGTCGAGGTACCGCGTTTCGACCGAGTTGATCAGCTCCAGGCGCCGCGTGGTCACTTCCGTCACAGAGAGAAAGAGCGGCGGCAAGTACGGACGCGCTTCCGGCTGCCCCCCCGGCACCCGGCCCTCGTTCTGCACCCGCCGGAAGTCGCGGAACGTGAGCCACCGCCCGGTCGGGTTCGAGCGGCCGGCCGCGTCGAGACGGGGCGGGGGGAGCAGGTGACTGTTATGAGTGAGGAGTTTCGACCGGCGGAGCAGCAGGTCCAGGAAGTCCTGGAGCGCCTCGCCGGTGAAGACGCCTCTCCGTTCCCAGGCCCACCGCGCGCGCGCGAGATCCCGGCGGAGGTGGGGCTTCACCTTGAGAAACACGTCGGCGAACGGAACCCAGAACAGCAGCTTGCGCCCGATCCAGCCGGACCGCCCGATCCGTTCCAGGTCTTCGACACCGTCCAACACTTCCTGCCCGGAGTTCCGCAGGTTGACGGCGGTTTCCTTCGCATCCTCGGGGCCGATCGGGGTACCGTCCGGACCCTCCTCAAATCCGACCAGGCCCAGAAGCCCCTGGAACTGGCCCGCCTTGTCGAGAAATGCGTCGCGCACCTCCGCGGGTGTGAGTCCCGCCCAGTACAAAGTGGCGACGATCGCGCCGGCCGACGTACCGGCCAGGGATATCGGGAGAAAGCCTTCCATATGCACGGCGTGGAGTTGGCCCAGCAGAGTGAGCCCGTAGACACCGCCCCCCTGGATCGTAATGCACGCAAGTTTGTCAAATTCAAGCGAGGTGGGATCGGTCATAGCTTCTTGGTTGTGTGCCGAGTGTGGTACGCTACCTGAACAAACATCGCCCCCAGTGTGGTGACTTCTTTGTAGGGCTGCAAACAAATACCGCACGCAACGTCTGCGGACGGTTGCGGTGCCGCGGGCATCATCCCCTTCGCCCCCGCATCCCCCCGGCAGTCTCAGCTTACCGTCGGCGCGTCCCGACCCGCGCGGCGGGCGGCCTGGTACGCCCCCACCCACGGCGACATCAGCCCGATCGCGAGCGCCAGGCCGATGACCACGACCCCGATACACAGGGCCACCAGCCCGGGGTGCGCCGTCACCGCCGGGACGGCCACCGCCAGGACGACCGTCAGCGCGACGCCGAGTAACAGCAGCCCGGTCATGAGCTGCCGCGCCCACGCGGCCCCGTCCCATATCTGCCACAGGAGCCAGCCGGTCAGCAGCACCCGACCGATCTGCGCACCCTTGAACCGACCGGCCTGGAGGCTCAGCACCGCCATTGCCCCCTCGCTCACGACGAAGAAGAGCACGAGCGCGATCAGGACCCACTGCCCCCGCCGAGCCTTGCCGTCCATGCGTTCACCTTGCGAAACGAAGAGGCCCCACCGGCGCACGCGCCGGGCGGTTGTGTACGCCATCGCCGCCCGGCGTGCAACGGGAAACCGGGCCGGGAGCGGGGGCCGGCGCCGGGCCGGATGTTTTCGCGAATTCCCATACGCGCGGACCCGGGTGCGGACATGATTACGGGTATGAACCGTCTGTTCGTGCTCGCCCGCGGCGGGCTCGCCGATGCCCCCGACTCCCACCTGCTCGCCCGGTTCCACGCCGCGCGGGACGACGCGGCGCTGGCCGAACTGGTCCGCCGGTACGGCGGCCTCGTGTGGCAGGTGTGCCGCCGGGCGCTGCCCGAACACGCCGACGCCGAGGACGCCTTCCAGGCCACGTTCCTGGTGCTCGTCGGCCGGTGCGCCCGGCTCCGGACCCACCCGGCCGTTGGCGCCTGGCTGCACCGCACGGCCGTACTCACGGCCCGGAACCTGCGGCGCGCGAACCGCCGGCGCGCCAGACTGGCCGGGCGCCCGGGTGCCGACGTCCCCGTCACGGACCCGGCCGCGGACCGAACGGACGCCCGGCTCGACCTCGACGGGGCGCTGGCCGCGCTCCCGGACCGGTTCCGGGCGCCCGTGATCCTGTGCCACCTCCAGGGGCTCACCCGGCGCGAGGCGGCCGCCCGGCTCGGGTGGCCCGAGGGCACGCTCTCGGCCGTTCTGGCCGAGGCGCTGCGGGAGCTCCGGACCCGGCTCGGCGGCCGGGACCCGGCCGCGGTGCTGGCCGCGGGGGGGGCGGCGCTCGTGCCGTCGGGGCTGCTCGCGGCCACGGTCCGGCTGGCCCAGGTCGTTGCGATTTCGAACCCGATCGCCGCCGGCGCGCGCCCGGCCGTCGCGGCGCTCACACGGGAGGGCCTTCGCATGGTGTCGGTTCCGAGAGCGGTCCTGTTCGCGGCCGCGGCTCTGATGTGCGGACTCGCCCTGGCCACGGTCCGCGCGGGCGGGGGGGCGCCCGCGCCCGCCCCGCCCGGGAACCCGATCGGGGCCGCACCGGCGGGGCAACCGGCCGACCCGAAGGCCGCCGCCGGGCCGCGGCCCGGGGACGACGACCTCAAGGACCTCGTGCCGGTCCACGTCACGGGCACCGTCAAGGACGGGGACGGCAACCCGATCGCCGGCGCCCGGGTCGTGAAGAACGGGACGATCGGGTTCGCCGCCACGTTCGGCGGCACCGAGTTCGGCGGCGGTGCGGTCGCCGGGGCGAACGGCGCTTACAAGCTCGGGTTCAAAACGAAGCCGGGGACCACGGTGGTCGTCACCGCGATCGGCGCGGAGGCGGACGGGTACGTCGCCCACCGCGAGAACTTCGGGTACGACGAGTTGAAGACGGCACCGGACAAGCCGGGGCGCTGGGACTTCGTACTGGCGAAGGGCGAGGTGATCGCCGGCCGGGTGGCGCCGCCGGACGACGAGGCCCACGTACTGATCCTGGTCCGCGGCCCGTCGTTCACCGACCGGTTCATCACGGGAAAGGGCGGGACGTTCCGGTTCTGGGTGTCGAAGGGGACCTACACGGTGACGGCCGTGGTCCAGACCGGAACGGCGGTCCGGAACCCGACGCTCCCCGATACGTTACGGGAGGGGCTGGTGATCAAGCGGGCCGCGACCGCCGAGCGGGTGAAGTCGGGGACCGAGAACCTGGTGCTGAAGGCCCCGTGAGAGCGGCCGTGCGCGCGGCCCGGCCGCGCACGCGGACGGCGCGCGCCGTGAACCGGGGCCGGCGCCCCCGCGTCACTCCTTGACCCGCTTGAGCGTCCAGACCATGCCCCGCTCCAGCGACTTGTCGAAGCCCGTCGGGCGGTTCTTGCCGTCGCCGGGCAGCGCGTGGGCGAGCTGGAGCGTGTCGCCGTCGATGCGGTACACGCCCTCCAGCGTCCGGTCGGGCTTGCCCGGGCGCTTCTCCACCAGATCGACGCACCGGGGATCGGTGGCCGGGTCGAGCGCGGCGATGCGGTACGCCTCGCTGCGAGACCCGGCCGACATCGTCAGCTCGGTGCCCTTGAATTCGAAGTACACCTCCTTGTCCACATCGCCCTCCTGACCGCCCGAGGCGACCTTGACCAGCTTCCACTTGCCGTCGAGTTTCGTCAGTTCCTTCTTCGCGTCGGCGGAAAGTTCCTTGTCCTTCGGCGCGGGCTTGGGGTCGTCCGCCACCGCGACGGAGCCGAGCAGCATCAGCAACGGGAGGCACAGGCGCATACGTCACGTCATGGGCAAGAGGGGCGGGTACCGGGCGACGCGGATATGACGCCTGCGGGCCGAACGAGTTTCGCGGATTCGGCCGCCGAACGATGGCGCTCACCGGCGCGATGGCCGCTGGGCGTTCGGACGACCGGTGAGCAACGGGAAGCAACTACGCGGCCGGGTCCGGTGCCGTGGGTGCGGCGTCCGGGTTGTGCGCGACGTCCGGAACCTGCGCCGGGGACAGCCGGAAGAACTCGACCCCGGCCAAGCGGCCCCGCCCCCAGCACACGACGCACCAGTCGGACGCGCCCGACGCGGCGACCAGCCGCACCCGGCCGACCGCGCCACCGGCGAGCCGGGCCCGCACGCGGCCCAGCAGGCCCGGGGCGGCCAACTGGCGGGCCGCGGCCGTCAGCCCCGCGCCCGCTTCGTCCGACGGCGGGAGCAGCCCGGTACCGCGTGCCCCCTACGATGTACGAGAGCGTATCATCGCACACCGCGTTGGTGCGCCACGGGTGGAAATGGACCGACGCGGCCCCGTCCCGCACGGCCATCGCCAGGACCTCGGGCCACGTGACCCAGAACCGGAGCCGGTCGGCGTACAGGTCGGCGACGAACGCCGGGTCGTTGAACCGCGCGTCGCAGTATTACCCCGGCAAATAATTTTATCATTAACCTGATGCGCAATAGTTTACTTTTGGATGGAGGAAGTAGCTCATCACATGTTTGGGTAGCATCAGGAGCTTGTGCATGAAGCGTTGGATTCGCGAGCGCAGGGTTTTGCTCGTGTCGGGCAAGCCGGCGTCATGCACCTGCCCCTTCAGGTCGTTGTTGAGATACTCGTCGGGGTTCAATTCGGGACTGTACCGGGGCAGATAAAACACGGCGAGCCGATCCTCATGCTGTTGGACCCAAGCGACGACCGCATCCTTGGCGTGGGCGGGCAAGTTGTCCACGATCACGAAGATCGTACCCGGCACGGTCGTCAGCAACTGCTTCAGGAACGTGATGAACCGCTCGGCCGTCATCGTGCCGGAATACGTCAGGAACCGCACATCGCCCGTGTTACTGATCCCGGAGACCATGTTCATCCGGATGTGCGGATCGGGAACCTCGATCGTCGCCCGTTGGCCCTCGCGGGCGTACCCGTAACCGGGATACGCGTCGGCGGCCGTCCCG from the Frigoriglobus tundricola genome contains:
- a CDS encoding RNA polymerase sigma factor; this encodes MNRLFVLARGGLADAPDSHLLARFHAARDDAALAELVRRYGGLVWQVCRRALPEHADAEDAFQATFLVLVGRCARLRTHPAVGAWLHRTAVLTARNLRRANRRRARLAGRPGADVPVTDPAADRTDARLDLDGALAALPDRFRAPVILCHLQGLTRREAAARLGWPEGTLSAVLAEALRELRTRLGGRDPAAVLAAGGAALVPSGLLAATVRLAQVVAISNPIAAGARPAVAALTREGLRMVSVPRAVLFAAAALMCGLALATVRAGGGAPAPAPPGNPIGAAPAGQPADPKAAAGPRPGDDDLKDLVPVHVTGTVKDGDGNPIAGARVVKNGTIGFAATFGGTEFGGGAVAGANGAYKLGFKTKPGTTVVVTAIGAEADGYVAHRENFGYDELKTAPDKPGRWDFVLAKGEVIAGRVAPPDDEAHVLILVRGPSFTDRFITGKGGTFRFWVSKGTYTVTAVVQTGTAVRNPTLPDTLREGLVIKRAATAERVKSGTENLVLKAP
- a CDS encoding TIGR03067 domain-containing protein gives rise to the protein MRLCLPLLMLLGSVAVADDPKPAPKDKELSADAKKELTKLDGKWKLVKVASGGQEGDVDKEVYFEFKGTELTMSAGSRSEAYRIAALDPATDPRCVDLVEKRPGKPDRTLEGVYRIDGDTLQLAHALPGDGKNRPTGFDKSLERGMVWTLKRVKE
- a CDS encoding patatin-like phospholipase family protein yields the protein MTDPTSLEFDKLACITIQGGGVYGLTLLGQLHAVHMEGFLPISLAGTSAGAIVATLYWAGLTPAEVRDAFLDKAGQFQGLLGLVGFEEGPDGTPIGPEDAKETAVNLRNSGQEVLDGVEDLERIGRSGWIGRKLLFWVPFADVFLKVKPHLRRDLARARWAWERRGVFTGEALQDFLDLLLRRSKLLTHNSHLLPPPRLDAAGRSNPTGRWLTFRDFRRVQNEGRVPGGQPEARPYLPPLFLSVTEVTTRRLELINSVETRYLDWPVVTAVRASAGFPGFFTPVDHDAYELDPAAPTAVPGPAGGERSYVDGGVIANFPAFVFGTRFRRWLATTAVPNNPAYTVIMMRPWVHVGLRLSSARQNRPAAGERSHPGTFIRAMLDLLKGLARSELEDRLTEFVPRSIPVATDSAQTGGPDGVLSVGALRPHIVRTMFDQGHVSGRAALARYRFHLPPADPIETILNDALALARAVFPPDPGRPGTDPKFRANVFVPQGTDMLLVYRANMGAPGPATPPAEANTDRELRLNLRHGLSGLCYSTRRPLLLNMQQFSQKMRVPAAAPGEHFGFDRPTQARIRTDRTWLLSVPVFDPEAVLPGRLDAKPIDQIRGRDYAVALEGLVEPSDTDAHELDGAVFAVLNLDAGWDYAAVGLDEDPKSHRTDIRVRALVSIMRSCAFRIGALFSEQFPSPTKVPYAE